In Streptomyces ambofaciens ATCC 23877, a single genomic region encodes these proteins:
- a CDS encoding NUDIX hydrolase: MPYDPSAFPPFAVTVDLVVLTVRRHSLCALAVRRGEPPFQGRWALPGGFVRADENLAQAAARELAEETGLCVHDPAEPTQDNGAHLEQLATYGDPERDPRMRVVSVAHLALAPDLPAPRAGGDASNARWAPVEELLEQAGYGRDDEPVAPLAFDHTQILADGVERARSKIEYSSLATAFCPPEFTVGELRRVYEAVWGVALDPRNFHRKVTGTPGFLVPTGGTTTRQGGRPAQLFRAGGATLLNPPMLRPEV, encoded by the coding sequence ATGCCCTACGACCCGTCAGCCTTTCCGCCCTTCGCCGTCACTGTGGACCTGGTCGTGCTGACCGTGCGTCGCCACTCCCTGTGCGCGCTGGCGGTGCGCAGGGGTGAGCCGCCGTTCCAGGGTCGCTGGGCCCTCCCTGGCGGGTTCGTGCGGGCCGACGAGAATCTGGCGCAGGCGGCGGCGCGGGAGCTCGCCGAGGAGACGGGCCTGTGCGTCCACGACCCCGCCGAGCCCACTCAGGACAACGGCGCGCACCTGGAGCAGCTCGCGACCTACGGCGATCCCGAGCGGGACCCCCGGATGCGCGTGGTCAGCGTCGCCCATCTCGCGCTCGCTCCCGATCTGCCCGCGCCACGGGCGGGCGGTGACGCCAGCAACGCGCGCTGGGCGCCGGTCGAGGAACTGCTGGAGCAAGCGGGATACGGCCGTGACGACGAGCCGGTGGCGCCGCTCGCCTTCGACCACACCCAGATCCTCGCGGACGGGGTGGAGCGAGCCCGGTCCAAGATCGAGTACTCGTCGCTGGCCACCGCCTTCTGCCCGCCCGAGTTCACCGTCGGCGAGCTGCGCCGCGTCTACGAGGCGGTGTGGGGCGTGGCCCTCGACCCGCGCAACTTCCACCGCAAGGTGACGGGCACCCCGGGCTTCCTCGTTCCCACCGGCGGCACGACCACCCGCCAGGGCGGCCGTCCCGCCCAGCTCTTCCGGGCAGGCGGCGCCACTCTGCTCAACCCCCCGATGCTGCGTCCCGAGGTGTGA
- a CDS encoding ATP-binding cassette domain-containing protein has translation MIQAFGLTSNPRKDLPPAVDDVSFEARAGHVTALLGASGAGKTTVLRLMLELQRGRGLAHFRGRPLHRIAHPSREVGVVLGDVPGHPARTVRGHLRMLCAAAGAPVRRADEVLQSVGLVGLRDEHLGTLSRGMDRRLGLACALLPDPHTLVLDDPAGALSVRDARWLHQTLRAHAAQGGTVLFSTADPKEAARCADHVVTLDQGRVVADQAAADFSRTRLRPRVAVRSPHAARLAALLIKEARKARRSVEVVREGGNRLAVYGSTCADIGDTAFRHGILVHQLADEVGDMGPGADAAPLDTHVPPHTERAQPWAGGTGAAEGSPSSLLADTPHPPPVEERPGTAAEQLPATRDAGRSPTDAEPVTEASRVTGAPRPAGSRSPASDHLRSPATDRPHPPASDDSRPSADALRALADDLPSTRGAGRTPAADHGAGRTPAADRGAAAPDSPPAPGALPEPPARAAFRPLPRPSATLAPTVVREAASSLPPPISVRSAPSPLRPLRYELRRVIGVGTAFVTGAVVLVVSAVTAVILARIGHTPQPRLLAAWPRELPLPPAALGAGLLGALAFGDEFRHPALAADRGTVPRRMGLLAAKLLVSAATALVLAVLAVACDAEVLRLFYGREVAGVPADWPALSAAWLGLVVGCAWSGLLAAGVFRSTTAGLAAVVAVPVLVVPLVQKVWEGPSVRTAAGLSLRIREALLTTWPFGGERYVAEALRMVVQPVGGALTLSLTTLLCAYLLMTLRSRAR, from the coding sequence GTGATCCAGGCCTTCGGACTGACCAGCAACCCCCGCAAGGACCTTCCGCCCGCCGTCGACGACGTCTCCTTCGAGGCACGCGCGGGGCATGTCACCGCACTGCTCGGAGCATCGGGCGCCGGCAAGACGACGGTGCTCAGACTCATGCTCGAACTCCAACGGGGCCGTGGGCTGGCCCACTTCAGAGGCCGCCCACTGCACCGCATCGCCCACCCCTCACGCGAGGTCGGCGTCGTGCTGGGAGACGTGCCGGGGCACCCGGCCCGCACGGTCCGGGGCCATCTCCGCATGCTGTGCGCGGCGGCCGGAGCCCCCGTCCGGCGGGCCGACGAAGTACTGCAGTCGGTCGGCCTCGTGGGCCTGCGCGACGAACACCTCGGGACCCTCTCCCGCGGCATGGACCGACGCCTCGGACTGGCCTGCGCACTCCTTCCCGACCCGCACACACTGGTCCTCGACGACCCCGCCGGTGCGCTCTCCGTCCGCGACGCCCGCTGGCTCCACCAAACGCTGCGTGCCCACGCCGCCCAGGGCGGCACCGTCCTGTTCAGCACGGCGGACCCCAAGGAGGCCGCGCGTTGCGCCGACCACGTCGTCACGCTGGACCAGGGCCGGGTCGTCGCCGATCAGGCGGCGGCGGACTTCTCCCGTACCCGGCTGCGGCCGCGCGTCGCCGTCCGCAGCCCGCACGCCGCCCGCCTCGCCGCTCTCCTGATCAAGGAGGCGCGCAAGGCGCGCCGTTCCGTCGAGGTCGTCCGCGAGGGCGGCAACCGCCTCGCGGTGTACGGCAGTACGTGTGCCGACATCGGGGACACCGCCTTCCGGCACGGCATCCTCGTACACCAACTGGCCGACGAGGTCGGCGACATGGGGCCCGGGGCGGACGCGGCGCCGCTCGATACGCACGTCCCGCCCCACACCGAACGTGCTCAGCCATGGGCCGGCGGTACCGGGGCCGCTGAAGGAAGCCCGTCGTCCCTTCTCGCCGACACCCCACACCCGCCGCCGGTCGAGGAGCGACCGGGGACGGCCGCCGAGCAGCTGCCCGCGACCCGTGACGCCGGGCGCTCCCCCACCGACGCCGAGCCCGTGACGGAAGCCTCCCGGGTGACCGGAGCTCCCCGACCGGCCGGCTCCCGCTCGCCGGCCTCCGACCATCTCCGCTCGCCCGCCACCGACCGTCCCCACCCGCCGGCCTCCGACGATTCCCGTCCCTCGGCCGACGCCCTCCGAGCCCTCGCCGACGATCTTCCGTCCACCCGCGGTGCCGGGCGGACGCCGGCCGCGGACCACGGTGCCGGGCGGACGCCGGCCGCGGACCGCGGTGCCGCCGCGCCGGACAGCCCTCCCGCCCCCGGCGCCCTCCCCGAGCCACCGGCACGAGCCGCCTTCCGTCCCCTGCCGCGCCCCTCTGCCACGCTCGCGCCCACCGTCGTCCGGGAGGCGGCGTCCTCGCTGCCGCCTCCCATCTCCGTCCGTTCCGCTCCCAGCCCCCTGCGCCCCCTCCGGTACGAACTCCGGCGTGTGATCGGGGTCGGGACGGCGTTCGTCACCGGTGCCGTCGTCCTCGTCGTGTCCGCTGTCACCGCCGTGATCCTGGCCCGCATCGGGCACACCCCGCAGCCGCGTCTCCTGGCCGCCTGGCCGCGGGAGCTGCCGCTGCCGCCCGCGGCCCTCGGCGCGGGGCTGCTCGGGGCGCTCGCCTTCGGCGACGAGTTCCGCCATCCCGCCCTGGCGGCGGATCGCGGCACCGTTCCCCGCCGCATGGGGCTGCTGGCCGCCAAACTCCTCGTCTCCGCGGCCACCGCGCTGGTGCTGGCCGTCCTGGCGGTGGCCTGCGACGCCGAAGTGCTCCGCCTCTTCTACGGGCGGGAAGTCGCGGGGGTCCCCGCAGACTGGCCCGCACTGAGCGCGGCTTGGCTCGGACTCGTCGTCGGATGTGCCTGGTCCGGCCTGCTGGCCGCGGGAGTCTTCCGGTCCACCACGGCCGGGCTCGCCGCGGTGGTCGCCGTCCCCGTCCTGGTCGTACCGCTCGTACAGAAGGTCTGGGAGGGGCCGTCCGTGCGGACCGCCGCCGGCCTGTCCCTGCGGATCCGTGAGGCTCTCCTGACCACGTGGCCCTTCGGTGGTGAGCGGTACGTGGCCGAGGCGCTGCGCATGGTCGTCCAACCCGTGGGCGGCGCCCTGACGTTGTCCCTGACCACTCTGCTCTGCGCGTATCTGCTGATGACCCTGCGTAGCAGGGCCCGGTGA
- a CDS encoding FadR/GntR family transcriptional regulator yields MTTLAHSMMTAARSADSGLANPGDLDRYPFAETSAVDRVSMPAWEGAEPELGRVGRRTGGSRGRGLHGQLVQQLGQMIVSGDLGADRPLVPEEIGQRFEVSRTVVRESLRVLEAKGLVSARPNVGTRVRPVSDWNLLDPDIIEWRAFGPQRDDQRRELSELRWTIEPLAARLAAGHGREDVQQRLSDMIGIMGHAMGQGDALTFARADAEFHGLLIQIAGNRMLDHLSGIVSAALHVSGGPVTSCDRPNDVTLAQHGRIVDALATGDGAAAEAAMRQLLTVHPEVERVVPAPREH; encoded by the coding sequence GTGACTACCCTTGCGCACTCCATGATGACCGCCGCCCGTTCCGCCGACTCCGGCCTCGCGAACCCGGGCGACCTCGACCGCTACCCCTTCGCCGAGACGTCCGCCGTCGACCGCGTCTCGATGCCCGCCTGGGAAGGCGCTGAACCCGAGCTGGGCCGCGTGGGCAGGCGCACCGGGGGCAGCCGGGGCCGCGGGCTGCACGGGCAACTCGTCCAGCAGCTGGGCCAGATGATCGTTTCGGGTGACCTGGGCGCCGACCGCCCGCTGGTGCCCGAGGAGATCGGGCAGCGTTTCGAGGTGTCCCGCACCGTGGTCCGTGAGTCCCTCCGGGTCCTGGAGGCCAAGGGTCTGGTCAGTGCCCGCCCGAACGTGGGCACCCGGGTGCGCCCGGTCAGTGACTGGAACCTCCTTGACCCGGACATCATCGAGTGGCGCGCCTTCGGGCCGCAGCGTGACGATCAGCGCCGCGAGCTCAGCGAGCTGCGCTGGACGATCGAGCCGCTCGCCGCGCGCCTCGCCGCCGGGCACGGGCGCGAGGACGTCCAGCAGCGGCTGTCCGACATGATCGGGATCATGGGCCACGCCATGGGGCAGGGTGACGCGCTCACCTTCGCGCGTGCCGACGCGGAGTTCCACGGGCTCCTCATCCAGATCGCCGGCAATCGCATGCTGGACCACCTCTCCGGAATCGTCTCCGCCGCCCTGCACGTCTCCGGCGGCCCGGTCACGTCCTGTGACCGGCCGAACGACGTCACGCTGGCACAGCACGGCAGGATCGTCGACGCCCTCGCCACCGGGGACGGAGCGGCGGCCGAGGCGGCCATGCGCCAGCTTCTGACCGTCCACCCCGAGGTGGAGCGAGTGGTGCCCGCCCCCCGCGAGCACTGA
- a CDS encoding RNA polymerase sigma factor gives MSASTSRTLPPEIAESVSVMALIERGKAEGQIAGDDVRRAFEADQIPATQWKNVLRSLNQILEEEGVTLMVSAAEPKRTRKSVAAKSPAKRTATKTVAAKTVTSRKATAPATPAAPAADPAVEEEAPAKKAAAKKTTAKKATAKKATAKKTAAKKTTAKKEDGELLEDEAIEEPKAATEEPEGTENAGFVLSDEDEDDAPAQQVAAAGATADPVKDYLKQIGKVPLLNAEQEVELAKRIEAGLFAEDKLANADKLAPKLKRELEIIAEDGRRAKNHLLEANLRLVVSLAKRYTGRGMLFLDLIQEGNLGLIRAVEKFDYTKGYKFSTYATWWIRQAITRAMADQARTIRIPVHMVEVINKLARVQRQMLQDLGREPTPEELAKELDMTPEKVIEVQKYGREPISLHTPLGEDGDSEFGDLIEDSEAVVPADAVSFTLLQEQLHSVLDTLSEREAGVVSMRFGLTDGQPKTLDEIGKVYGVTRERIRQIESKTMSKLRHPSRSQVLRDYLD, from the coding sequence GTGTCGGCCAGCACATCCCGTACGCTCCCGCCGGAGATCGCCGAGTCCGTCTCTGTCATGGCGCTCATTGAGCGGGGAAAGGCTGAGGGGCAGATCGCCGGCGATGACGTGCGTCGGGCCTTCGAAGCTGACCAGATTCCGGCCACTCAGTGGAAGAACGTACTGCGCAGCCTCAACCAGATCCTCGAGGAAGAGGGTGTGACGCTGATGGTCAGTGCCGCGGAGCCCAAGCGCACCCGTAAGAGCGTCGCAGCGAAGAGTCCCGCCAAGCGCACCGCCACCAAGACGGTCGCGGCCAAGACGGTGACCAGCAGGAAGGCCACCGCCCCCGCCACCCCGGCGGCGCCCGCCGCCGACCCGGCGGTCGAGGAAGAGGCGCCCGCCAAGAAGGCGGCGGCCAAGAAGACGACCGCCAAGAAGGCGACAGCGAAGAAGGCGACCGCCAAGAAGACGGCCGCCAAGAAGACCACCGCCAAGAAGGAGGACGGCGAGCTTCTCGAGGACGAGGCGATCGAGGAGCCGAAGGCCGCGACGGAGGAGCCCGAGGGCACCGAGAACGCGGGCTTCGTGCTGTCCGACGAGGACGAGGACGACGCTCCGGCCCAGCAGGTCGCCGCGGCCGGCGCCACCGCGGACCCGGTCAAGGACTACCTGAAGCAGATCGGCAAGGTCCCCCTGCTCAACGCCGAGCAGGAGGTCGAACTCGCCAAGCGCATCGAGGCCGGCCTGTTCGCCGAGGACAAGCTGGCGAACGCCGACAAGCTCGCCCCCAAGCTCAAGCGCGAGCTGGAGATCATCGCCGAGGACGGCCGCCGCGCCAAGAACCACCTCCTGGAGGCCAACCTCCGCCTGGTGGTCTCCCTGGCCAAGCGCTACACCGGCCGCGGCATGCTCTTCCTGGACCTCATCCAGGAGGGCAACCTCGGTCTGATCCGCGCGGTGGAGAAGTTCGACTACACCAAGGGCTACAAGTTCTCCACGTACGCCACCTGGTGGATCCGTCAGGCGATCACCCGCGCGATGGCCGACCAGGCCCGCACCATCCGTATCCCGGTGCACATGGTCGAGGTCATCAACAAGCTCGCGCGCGTGCAGCGCCAGATGCTCCAGGACCTGGGCCGCGAGCCCACCCCGGAGGAGCTGGCCAAGGAACTCGACATGACCCCGGAGAAGGTCATCGAGGTCCAGAAGTACGGCCGCGAGCCGATCTCCCTGCACACCCCGCTGGGCGAGGACGGCGACAGCGAGTTCGGTGACCTCATCGAGGACTCCGAGGCGGTCGTCCCGGCCGACGCGGTCAGCTTCACGCTCCTGCAGGAGCAGCTGCACTCCGTCCTCGACACCCTGTCCGAGCGCGAGGCGGGCGTCGTCTCCATGCGTTTCGGTCTCACCGACGGTCAGCCGAAGACCCTCGACGAGATCGGCAAGGTGTACGGCGTGACGCGTGAGCGCATCCGCCAGATCGAGTCGAAGACCATGTCGAAGCTGCGTCACCCCTCGCGCTCCCAGGTGCTGCGCGACTACCTCGACTAG
- a CDS encoding S1 family peptidase — translation MRRLFARALARPLVLAAAATAIPLVSTAPASADSIVVGGFPVEVSDSPWTVALSSRDRFGGTRAGQFCGGVAVGRTTVLTAAHCLGEEVLGSPPDEVRDLRVIAGRTDLLSDQGHEIPVRDVWVNPAHDDVSNAGDFAVITLSASLPAGSVIGMAAEGDPAYEPETGALVYGWGDTSGAGDYANGLRAARVRVLADPLCERAYPGSDDGRYLAGTMLCAGEDAGGRDACQGDSGGPLVAQGRLIGLVSWGSGCGRPGSPGVYTRVSAVLRTLGWDDAARRREGV, via the coding sequence ATGCGTCGCCTCTTTGCCCGGGCACTGGCCCGGCCGCTGGTCCTGGCGGCCGCGGCGACCGCGATACCGCTGGTGTCCACCGCCCCCGCATCCGCCGACAGCATCGTTGTCGGCGGCTTTCCGGTCGAAGTGTCCGACAGTCCGTGGACCGTCGCCCTGTCCAGTCGTGACCGGTTCGGAGGTACGCGGGCGGGACAGTTCTGCGGGGGAGTGGCCGTCGGCCGCACCACCGTGCTCACGGCGGCGCACTGCCTGGGGGAGGAGGTTCTCGGGTCGCCGCCCGACGAGGTGCGCGACCTGAGGGTCATCGCCGGTCGCACCGATCTGCTCTCGGACCAGGGCCACGAGATCCCCGTCCGCGACGTCTGGGTGAATCCGGCGCACGACGACGTCAGCAACGCCGGCGACTTCGCCGTGATCACCCTCTCCGCATCCCTGCCCGCCGGCTCGGTCATAGGGATGGCGGCCGAGGGAGACCCCGCGTACGAGCCGGAGACGGGCGCGCTCGTCTACGGATGGGGGGACACCTCGGGCGCGGGCGACTACGCGAACGGCCTGCGGGCGGCTCGCGTGCGTGTACTGGCCGACCCGCTCTGCGAGCGGGCGTATCCGGGCAGTGACGACGGTCGCTATCTCGCCGGCACCATGCTCTGCGCCGGCGAGGACGCCGGTGGCCGTGACGCCTGCCAGGGGGACAGCGGGGGGCCGCTGGTCGCCCAGGGGAGGCTCATCGGACTCGTGTCCTGGGGGAGCGGCTGTGGCCGCCCCGGGAGTCCGGGGGTCTACACGCGCGTCTCCGCGGTTCTGCGGACGCTGGGATGGGACGATGCCGCGCGCCGACGCGAGGGCGTCTGA
- a CDS encoding DUF7455 domain-containing protein: MTTVLTSASPLTAADRCDRCGAQAYLRVVLLSGGELLFCAHHGRKFEPELKKIAAEIQDETERLTAVPESSAEEER, encoded by the coding sequence GTGACTACTGTTCTGACTTCCGCAAGCCCGCTGACGGCCGCCGATCGCTGCGACCGCTGCGGCGCCCAGGCATACCTGCGCGTCGTCCTGCTGAGCGGCGGAGAACTGCTCTTCTGCGCCCACCACGGGCGCAAGTTCGAGCCGGAACTCAAGAAGATCGCCGCTGAGATACAGGACGAGACGGAGCGGCTGACGGCCGTTCCCGAATCTTCCGCCGAGGAAGAGCGCTGA
- a CDS encoding DNA gyrase/topoisomerase IV subunit B has protein sequence MTAETSVPSTALLAGADRDGSNYTARHLLVLEGLEAVRKRPGMYIGSTDSRGLMHCLWEIIDNSVDEALGGYCDHIEVILHDDASVEVRDNGRGIPVDVEPKTGLSGVEVVMTKLHAGGKFGGGSYAASGGLHGVGASVVNALSSRLDIEVDRGGHTHAISFRRGVPGAFAGAGSDARFEAKSGLRKARKIPKGRSGTRVRYWADRQIFLKDAKLSLDTLHQRARQTAFLVPGLTIVVRDEFGLGDGGSKGEESFRFDGGISEFCEFLAADRPVCDVLRFSGQGSFKETVPVLDEHGQMTPTEVTRDLGVDVAMRWGTGYDTTLKSFVNIIATPKGGTHVAGFEQAVAKTMNEALRAKKMLRVAEDDIVKDDALEGLTAVVTVRLAEPQFEGQTKEVLGTSAARRIVNNVISKELKAFLTSTKRDAAQQARVVMEKAVAAARTRIAARQHKDAQRRKTALESSSLPAKLADCRSDDVDRSELFIVEGDSALGTAKLARNSEFQALLPIRGKILNVQKSSVTDMLKNAECGAIIQVIGAGSGRTFDIDAARYGKIIMMTDADVDGSHIRTLLLTLFHRYMRPMVEAGRVFAAVPPLHRIELVQPKKGQDKYVYTYSDRELRDKLMELQSQGVRYKDSIQRYKGLGEMDADQLAETTMDPRLRTLRRINLTDLESAEQVFDLLMGNDVAPRKEFISSSAATLDRSRIDA, from the coding sequence GTGACCGCCGAGACATCCGTGCCGTCCACTGCGCTGCTGGCAGGAGCAGACCGGGACGGATCCAACTACACCGCGCGGCACCTGCTCGTCCTCGAAGGGCTCGAGGCCGTACGCAAGCGTCCGGGCATGTACATCGGATCGACCGACAGCCGTGGCCTGATGCACTGCCTGTGGGAGATCATCGACAACTCCGTCGACGAGGCCCTCGGCGGCTACTGCGACCACATCGAGGTGATCCTCCACGACGACGCCTCGGTGGAGGTCCGTGACAACGGCCGGGGCATCCCGGTCGACGTCGAGCCCAAGACCGGCCTGTCCGGCGTCGAGGTCGTCATGACCAAGCTGCACGCCGGTGGCAAGTTCGGCGGAGGCTCCTACGCCGCCTCGGGCGGCCTGCACGGCGTGGGCGCCTCCGTGGTGAACGCCCTGTCCAGCCGGCTGGACATCGAGGTCGACCGCGGCGGGCACACGCACGCCATCAGCTTCCGGCGCGGAGTGCCGGGCGCGTTCGCGGGGGCGGGGTCGGACGCCCGGTTCGAGGCCAAGAGCGGGCTGCGCAAGGCCAGGAAGATCCCCAAGGGCCGCAGCGGCACCCGGGTGCGGTACTGGGCGGACCGCCAGATCTTCCTCAAGGACGCCAAGCTCTCCCTGGACACGCTGCACCAGCGCGCCCGCCAGACCGCGTTCCTGGTGCCCGGACTGACCATCGTCGTCCGCGACGAGTTCGGACTCGGCGACGGCGGCAGCAAGGGCGAGGAGTCCTTCCGCTTCGACGGCGGCATCAGCGAGTTCTGTGAGTTCCTGGCTGCCGACAGGCCCGTCTGCGACGTCCTCCGCTTCAGCGGACAGGGCAGCTTCAAGGAGACGGTCCCCGTCCTCGACGAGCACGGCCAGATGACGCCCACCGAGGTCACCCGCGACCTCGGGGTCGACGTCGCGATGCGCTGGGGCACGGGGTACGACACCACCCTCAAGTCCTTCGTCAACATCATCGCCACGCCCAAGGGCGGCACCCACGTCGCCGGCTTCGAGCAGGCGGTGGCCAAGACCATGAACGAGGCGCTGCGGGCCAAGAAGATGCTCCGCGTCGCCGAGGACGACATCGTCAAGGACGACGCCCTGGAGGGGCTCACGGCGGTCGTGACCGTCCGTCTCGCCGAGCCGCAGTTCGAGGGCCAGACCAAGGAGGTCCTCGGCACCTCGGCGGCCCGCCGGATCGTGAACAACGTCATCAGCAAGGAACTAAAGGCGTTCCTCACCTCCACCAAGCGCGACGCCGCCCAGCAGGCCCGCGTCGTCATGGAGAAGGCCGTCGCCGCGGCGCGGACCCGCATCGCCGCCCGCCAGCACAAGGACGCCCAGCGCCGCAAGACGGCCCTGGAGTCCTCCTCGCTGCCCGCGAAGCTCGCCGACTGCCGCAGCGACGACGTCGACCGCAGCGAGCTGTTCATCGTCGAGGGAGACTCCGCCCTGGGTACGGCGAAGCTCGCCCGGAACTCCGAGTTCCAGGCGCTGCTGCCGATCCGCGGCAAGATCCTCAACGTCCAGAAGTCCTCCGTGACCGACATGCTGAAGAACGCCGAGTGCGGCGCGATCATCCAGGTCATAGGAGCCGGGTCCGGCCGTACCTTCGACATCGACGCGGCCCGGTACGGCAAGATCATCATGATGACGGACGCCGATGTGGACGGTTCCCACATCCGCACCCTGCTGCTGACGCTGTTCCACCGCTACATGCGGCCCATGGTGGAGGCGGGCCGGGTCTTCGCGGCGGTGCCGCCGCTGCACCGCATCGAGCTCGTGCAGCCGAAGAAGGGCCAGGACAAGTACGTCTACACGTACTCGGACCGGGAGCTGCGCGACAAGCTCATGGAGCTCCAGAGCCAGGGCGTGCGCTACAAGGACTCCATCCAGCGCTACAAGGGTCTGGGCGAGATGGACGCCGACCAGCTGGCGGAGACGACCATGGACCCCCGGCTCCGCACCCTGCGCCGGATCAACCTGACCGACCTGGAATCCGCCGAGCAGGTCTTCGACCTGCTGATGGGCAATGACGTCGCTCCCCGCAAGGAGTTCATCTCCAGTTCGGCGGCGACGCTGGACCGGTCGCGCATCGACGCGTGA
- a CDS encoding DUF485 domain-containing protein — protein sequence MQSSNDRLRGAGGGPESAVDHRGALDPPSPEGSSCPGYDDPWYDALASGWGESPGARGPEGALPSMRRERAKDPDRIAADVYLEVQRSAAFQEVRSRYRRFVVPAVVAFLGWYAAYVVAATTAPALMARPVAGAVNVAMLAGLGQFLSTFLLTWAYARHARLRRDRAALELRWDTQELTRGARGSAS from the coding sequence ATGCAGTCAAGCAATGATCGTCTTCGCGGTGCCGGGGGCGGTCCCGAAAGCGCGGTGGATCACCGCGGCGCCCTGGACCCGCCCTCCCCGGAGGGTTCCTCGTGTCCGGGATACGACGACCCGTGGTACGACGCCCTGGCCTCCGGCTGGGGCGAGTCGCCCGGCGCCCGGGGCCCCGAGGGGGCGTTGCCTTCGATGCGCCGGGAGCGGGCGAAGGACCCGGACCGGATCGCGGCCGACGTGTATCTGGAGGTCCAGCGCAGTGCGGCCTTCCAGGAGGTCCGCAGCAGGTACCGGCGGTTCGTGGTGCCGGCGGTCGTCGCCTTCCTGGGGTGGTACGCCGCCTACGTCGTGGCCGCCACGACGGCGCCCGCGCTGATGGCCCGGCCCGTGGCCGGAGCGGTGAACGTGGCGATGCTTGCCGGGCTCGGGCAGTTCCTCAGCACGTTCCTGCTCACCTGGGCCTACGCCCGGCACGCGCGACTGCGCAGGGACCGGGCCGCGCTGGAACTGCGCTGGGACACCCAGGAACTGACGCGCGGAGCGCGAGGGAGCGCATCGTGA
- a CDS encoding solute symporter family protein has product MTGDHQTLALFLFSAFVAVTLAITTWVSRNRHGSAEEFYAGGRLFSPMENGFAIAGDYMSAASFLGISGLIALYGYDGMLYSVGFLVAWLVVLFLVAELVRNCGRFTLADVVAARMRERPVRIAAGTSSVTVSVLYLVAQMVGAGSLVALLLGGTTEAARTWTVIGVGALMVIYVSLGGMRATTWIQIVKAVLLLGGTVALTALVLVRFHGDFDRLLRAAAERSGHGDAFLAPGLAYGGDWTSRFDFISLGLALVLGTAGLPHILSRFYTVPTARAARRSVVWAIGLIGGFYLMTIVLGFGAAALVGPDAVRASNAAGNTAVPLLALDLGGGAGSTGGTVLFAVVAAVAFATILAVVAGITLASSASVAHDLYASLRRRDAAPRSEVAVARVAAVGTGAVAIALGLLARDLNVAFLVGLAFAVAASANLPVLLYSLFWCGFTTRGAVWAVYGGLVPAVVLVLLSPVVSGTPQSLFPGADFQFFPLQNPGLVSIPLGFLAGWLGTVTSPEVPDEAKHAETEVRSLTGAGAV; this is encoded by the coding sequence GTGACGGGCGACCACCAGACCCTGGCGCTGTTCCTGTTCAGCGCGTTCGTCGCCGTCACGCTGGCGATCACCACCTGGGTGAGCCGCAACCGGCACGGCTCGGCGGAGGAGTTCTACGCGGGCGGCCGGCTCTTCTCCCCGATGGAGAATGGTTTTGCCATCGCCGGTGACTACATGTCGGCCGCCTCCTTCCTCGGCATCTCCGGGCTCATCGCGCTCTACGGCTACGACGGCATGCTGTACTCGGTGGGCTTTCTGGTCGCCTGGCTCGTGGTCCTGTTCCTCGTCGCCGAACTGGTGCGCAACTGCGGAAGGTTCACCCTCGCCGACGTCGTGGCGGCACGGATGCGTGAGCGGCCGGTGCGGATCGCCGCGGGCACCTCGTCGGTCACCGTCTCCGTCCTGTACCTGGTGGCGCAGATGGTGGGCGCGGGCAGTCTGGTCGCGCTGCTGCTCGGCGGCACCACCGAGGCGGCGCGGACCTGGACGGTCATCGGCGTCGGCGCCCTCATGGTGATCTACGTGTCGCTGGGCGGCATGCGGGCCACCACCTGGATCCAGATCGTGAAGGCGGTGCTGCTGCTCGGCGGGACCGTGGCACTGACCGCGCTCGTCCTGGTCCGCTTCCACGGGGACTTCGACCGGCTGCTGCGCGCGGCGGCCGAACGCAGCGGTCACGGCGACGCGTTCCTGGCGCCCGGTCTGGCCTACGGCGGGGACTGGACCTCACGCTTCGACTTCATCAGCCTGGGCCTCGCCCTGGTGCTGGGCACGGCCGGGCTGCCGCACATCCTGTCCCGCTTCTACACCGTGCCCACCGCCCGGGCGGCGAGGCGGTCCGTCGTCTGGGCGATCGGCCTCATCGGCGGCTTCTACCTGATGACGATCGTGCTCGGGTTCGGCGCCGCCGCCCTGGTCGGGCCGGATGCCGTGCGAGCGTCGAACGCGGCCGGGAACACGGCGGTCCCGCTGCTCGCCCTCGACCTGGGCGGCGGCGCGGGGTCCACCGGGGGGACGGTTCTGTTCGCGGTCGTCGCCGCCGTGGCGTTCGCCACCATCCTGGCGGTGGTCGCCGGCATCACCCTGGCCTCCTCCGCCTCCGTGGCCCACGACCTGTACGCGTCCCTGCGGCGCCGTGACGCCGCACCGCGCAGCGAGGTCGCCGTGGCCCGTGTCGCCGCCGTCGGGACCGGCGCCGTCGCCATCGCACTCGGCCTGCTCGCGCGGGACCTCAACGTCGCGTTCCTCGTGGGCCTCGCCTTTGCCGTCGCGGCGTCCGCAAACCTGCCCGTGCTGCTCTACTCGCTGTTCTGGTGCGGTTTCACCACGCGCGGCGCGGTGTGGGCCGTCTACGGCGGCCTCGTCCCCGCCGTGGTTCTCGTGCTGCTGTCCCCGGTGGTGTCGGGCACCCCGCAGTCGCTGTTCCCGGGCGCCGACTTCCAGTTCTTCCCGTTGCAGAACCCCGGCCTGGTCTCGATCCCGTTGGGCTTCCTCGCGGGCTGGCTGGGCACCGTCACCTCGCCCGAGGTGCCGGACGAGGCCAAGCACGCCGAGACGGAGGTGCGGTCGCTGACCGGGGCGGGGGCCGTGTAG